From Arthrobacter sp. FW306-2-2C-D06B, a single genomic window includes:
- a CDS encoding thioesterase domain-containing protein — protein sequence MNYRAGEFPRRQQRWQDPGSVARVLRQAAELKSFSRRSFLIGAGASTALAADMLFTRQVQAERRTTKILPVGDDFAESYYPNSSWILFPGYKTSWEEAQWILNSLRGSLRQRGQMAAVGYSNLGLEVAEVVDAVLAYVNERKLNTLYFYGHSFGGMLATEVAARLRERNVAVKLILLDSSPFSKYDILDQSWFDGVVFLYESGFQVPSVLRGGYELGERVVNKNERTWGQIWNQTLEQLSPIAPSSVLIQSESDYIYHFDGTRFVDGLGDTRMAFIGNPNDDTVNYGTARAAWAKAFPLNIASTGRRTDGARPAHASPQWNPFTYNPIIEDLENELFPLPRAGSRVVFY from the coding sequence GTGAACTATCGGGCGGGGGAATTCCCTCGGAGGCAGCAGCGCTGGCAGGACCCGGGCTCCGTTGCCCGGGTTCTCCGCCAAGCCGCCGAGCTGAAGAGTTTTTCCCGCCGTTCCTTCCTGATCGGAGCGGGTGCGTCCACGGCCCTCGCGGCGGACATGCTGTTCACCCGCCAGGTCCAGGCAGAACGTCGCACCACCAAGATCCTCCCGGTGGGGGATGATTTCGCGGAGTCGTACTACCCCAACTCGAGTTGGATTCTCTTCCCTGGTTACAAGACCTCTTGGGAAGAGGCCCAGTGGATCCTCAATTCGCTCCGTGGTTCGCTCCGGCAGCGCGGCCAGATGGCCGCCGTCGGATACTCCAATCTGGGTTTGGAGGTCGCCGAGGTGGTGGACGCCGTGCTCGCCTACGTCAACGAGCGGAAGCTGAACACCCTCTATTTCTATGGCCACAGTTTCGGCGGGATGTTGGCCACTGAAGTGGCCGCGCGCCTGCGTGAACGGAACGTCGCCGTCAAGCTGATCTTGTTGGATTCTTCGCCGTTCAGCAAGTACGACATCCTCGACCAAAGCTGGTTCGACGGCGTGGTGTTCTTGTACGAGAGCGGCTTCCAGGTCCCGTCGGTCCTCCGCGGCGGCTATGAGCTGGGCGAGCGCGTGGTGAACAAGAACGAACGCACGTGGGGGCAGATCTGGAACCAGACCCTGGAGCAGCTCTCGCCGATCGCGCCGTCGAGCGTACTGATCCAGAGCGAATCGGACTACATCTACCACTTTGACGGCACAAGGTTTGTCGACGGGCTCGGAGATACCCGCATGGCCTTCATCGGAAACCCGAACGATGACACGGTGAACTACGGAACGGCCAGGGCTGCGTGGGCCAAGGCCTTCCCCCTCAACATCGCATCCACGGGCCGCAGGACCGACGGCGCGCGCCCCGCCCATGCGAGCCCCCAGTGGAATCCCTTTACCTACAATCCGATCATCGAGGACCTGGAGAACGAGCTCTTCCCGCTGCCCCGGGCAGGCTCGCGGGTGGTGTTCTACTGA
- a CDS encoding tyrosine-protein phosphatase codes for MAVLNLRSLAGGRILRGSQPFGMDTAATAAFLERHGIQAVVDLRSEYERAIVPWQLANGAVELVENPLDPRTASDGLQSIHTAEDLGELYLGWVRARPDWVAESLRPAAQGKRTLIHCSLGKDRTGVVSALALLATGADHAAVVADYAASTAALPTMLETMAAAWRLAVPEVPEEAFSPSLMLLQSPDAAMEYFLDRFGHEFGSAADYLRDAGLSGSELDRLRLS; via the coding sequence ATGGCTGTGCTGAACCTCCGGTCCCTGGCCGGTGGCCGCATCCTGAGGGGCAGCCAGCCATTTGGCATGGACACCGCGGCGACCGCCGCCTTCCTGGAACGCCATGGCATCCAGGCGGTTGTGGATCTCCGAAGCGAATACGAACGCGCCATTGTGCCTTGGCAACTGGCCAATGGCGCGGTGGAGCTCGTGGAGAACCCCCTCGATCCGCGTACCGCTTCCGACGGCCTTCAATCGATCCATACTGCCGAAGACCTTGGCGAGCTCTACCTTGGCTGGGTTCGCGCGCGCCCGGATTGGGTGGCCGAATCGCTGCGTCCCGCGGCCCAAGGCAAGCGGACCCTCATCCACTGCTCGCTCGGAAAGGACCGCACCGGCGTCGTATCCGCTCTGGCGCTCCTCGCGACGGGCGCTGACCACGCGGCTGTCGTGGCGGACTACGCCGCAAGCACCGCCGCGCTCCCCACGATGCTGGAAACCATGGCAGCAGCCTGGCGGCTGGCTGTGCCCGAGGTTCCGGAGGAGGCATTCAGTCCCTCACTCATGCTGCTGCAATCCCCCGACGCTGCGATGGAGTACTTCCTCGACCGTTTCGGGCACGAGTTCGGCAGCGCCGCGGATTACTTGCGCGACGCAGGTCTCAGTGGATCCGAGCTGGACCGACTGCGGCTCAGCTAG
- a CDS encoding HAD-IIA family hydrolase, producing the protein MENATEAPKSSAIYRNGHEIECWLTDMDGVLVHENQAVPGAAELIQRWVDTSKRFLVLTNNSIFTPRDLAARLSSSGLEIPEENIWTSALATAQFLKDQVQGSESGNRAYTIGEAGLTTALHEAGFILTDQNPDFVVLGETRTYSFEAITMAIRLILAGARFIATNPDATGPSKDGPMPATGAIAALISKATGREPYIVGKPNPMMFRSAMNQIDAHSETTAMIGDRMDTDIIAGMEAGLHTVLVLSGITQREDIAAFPFRPNQVLNSVADLKSQI; encoded by the coding sequence ATGGAGAACGCAACTGAAGCCCCGAAAAGCTCAGCCATTTACCGCAACGGCCACGAAATCGAATGCTGGCTCACCGATATGGACGGCGTCCTGGTCCACGAAAACCAAGCGGTTCCCGGAGCTGCTGAACTGATCCAGCGCTGGGTGGACACGTCCAAACGATTCCTCGTCCTCACCAACAACTCCATCTTCACGCCGCGGGACTTGGCAGCCCGGCTGAGCTCCTCCGGCCTGGAAATCCCGGAAGAGAACATCTGGACCTCGGCCCTTGCCACGGCACAGTTCCTCAAGGACCAGGTGCAGGGCTCCGAGTCCGGGAACCGCGCCTACACCATCGGTGAGGCAGGGCTCACGACGGCGCTGCACGAGGCCGGCTTCATCCTCACCGACCAGAACCCGGACTTCGTGGTGCTCGGCGAGACCCGTACCTACTCCTTCGAAGCGATCACCATGGCCATCCGGCTGATCCTCGCAGGGGCGCGGTTCATCGCCACCAATCCGGATGCCACCGGCCCCTCGAAGGATGGTCCGATGCCCGCCACCGGCGCCATCGCCGCGCTCATCTCCAAGGCGACAGGCCGCGAGCCATACATCGTGGGCAAGCCGAACCCTATGATGTTCCGTTCCGCGATGAACCAGATCGACGCCCACTCCGAGACCACGGCAATGATCGGTGACCGCATGGACACCGACATCATCGCGGGCATGGAAGCCGGGCTGCACACCGTCCTGGTGCTCAGCGGCATCACCCAGCGCGAGGACATCGCGGCCTTCCCGTTCCGGCCGAACCAGGTCCTGAACTCTGTAGCGGACCTCAAAAGCCAAATCTAA
- a CDS encoding TrmH family RNA methyltransferase, whose translation MTDRPQNPAPTDSAAVPSFVSPTEGEPEAKPEVGVGPWEGDWPEGDQWDPDLLADGDRRNVVNKYRYWKHEAIVADLDAHRHDFHIAIENWQHDLNIGTVVRTANAFLAKEVHIIGRRRWNRRGAMVTDRYQHVRHHPTVEDFVEWAQGEGLAIIGIDIFPDSVPLETYDLPRNCVLVFGQEGPGLTPEVHDAAIATLSIEQYGSTRSMNAASAAAIAMHAWIRRHNFGQRVS comes from the coding sequence GTGACTGACCGGCCCCAGAACCCTGCCCCTACCGACTCCGCTGCTGTCCCGTCGTTCGTCTCCCCTACCGAGGGGGAGCCCGAAGCGAAACCGGAGGTCGGCGTCGGGCCCTGGGAAGGCGACTGGCCGGAGGGCGATCAGTGGGACCCGGACCTCTTGGCGGACGGCGACCGCCGCAACGTCGTGAACAAGTACCGCTACTGGAAGCACGAAGCGATTGTCGCTGACCTGGACGCCCATAGGCACGATTTCCACATTGCCATTGAGAACTGGCAGCACGACCTCAACATTGGCACTGTGGTTCGCACCGCCAATGCCTTCCTCGCCAAGGAGGTCCACATCATCGGACGACGCCGGTGGAACCGTCGCGGGGCCATGGTCACCGACCGCTACCAGCACGTCCGCCACCACCCCACCGTGGAGGATTTCGTGGAGTGGGCGCAGGGGGAAGGCCTCGCCATCATCGGCATCGACATCTTCCCCGATTCCGTGCCGCTGGAAACCTACGACCTTCCGCGCAATTGCGTGCTCGTGTTCGGGCAGGAAGGCCCCGGCCTGACACCCGAGGTGCACGACGCCGCCATCGCCACCTTGTCGATCGAACAGTACGGTTCCACGCGCTCCATGAATGCGGCGTCGGCCGCCGCCATCGCCATGCACGCGTGGATCCGCCGGCACAACTTCGGCCAGCGGGTCTCCTGA
- the fbaA gene encoding class II fructose-bisphosphate aldolase produces MPIATPEIYSEMIDRAKAGGYAFPAVNVTSSQTLNAAIRGFAEAESDGIIQVSTGGAAYWSGASVKDMVAGSLGFAAFAREVAKNYNVNIALHTDHCPQDKLADFVLPLLAASEEAVKAGKDPIFNSHMWDGSHETLSENLRIGRELLGRAAAAKIILEVEIGTVGGEEDGVENEINEKLYTTTEDALATIEALGAGENGRYLTALTFGNVHGVYKPGNVKLRPELLKQIQAEVGAKIGKTNPFDLVFHGGSGSTEQEIADAVSYGVIKMNIDTDTQYAFTRPVAGHMFSNYDGVLKVDGEMGNKKTYDPRVWGASAEAGMAARIVEAAKQLGSVGKTF; encoded by the coding sequence ATGCCCATCGCAACCCCAGAGATTTACTCCGAGATGATCGACCGCGCGAAGGCCGGTGGATACGCGTTCCCGGCAGTGAACGTCACCTCGTCGCAGACCCTGAACGCCGCCATCCGCGGCTTTGCCGAGGCCGAATCGGACGGCATCATCCAGGTCTCCACCGGTGGTGCGGCTTACTGGTCCGGCGCCTCCGTCAAGGACATGGTTGCCGGCTCCCTGGGCTTCGCGGCTTTCGCCCGCGAGGTCGCCAAGAACTACAACGTGAACATCGCCCTGCACACGGACCACTGCCCGCAGGACAAGCTGGCTGATTTCGTCCTCCCGCTGCTGGCTGCTTCCGAGGAAGCCGTCAAGGCCGGCAAGGACCCGATCTTCAACTCGCACATGTGGGACGGCTCGCACGAGACCCTGTCCGAGAACCTGCGGATCGGCCGCGAACTCCTGGGACGCGCAGCTGCGGCCAAGATCATCCTCGAGGTTGAAATCGGCACGGTCGGCGGCGAGGAAGACGGCGTCGAGAACGAGATCAACGAGAAGCTGTACACCACCACCGAGGACGCCCTCGCGACCATCGAGGCACTCGGCGCCGGCGAGAACGGCCGCTACCTGACTGCCCTGACCTTCGGCAACGTCCACGGCGTGTACAAGCCGGGCAACGTCAAGCTCCGCCCCGAACTGCTCAAGCAGATCCAGGCCGAGGTCGGTGCCAAGATCGGCAAGACCAACCCGTTCGACCTCGTCTTCCACGGCGGCTCCGGCTCCACCGAGCAGGAAATCGCGGATGCCGTTTCCTACGGTGTCATCAAGATGAACATCGACACCGACACCCAGTACGCGTTCACCCGCCCGGTTGCCGGACACATGTTCTCCAACTACGACGGCGTCCTGAAGGTCGACGGAGAGATGGGCAACAAGAAGACGTATGACCCCCGCGTCTGGGGTGCCTCCGCCGAAGCCGGCATGGCCGCCCGCATCGTGGAAGCCGCAAAGCAGCTCGGTTCGGTAGGCAAGACCTTCTAA
- a CDS encoding DUF3151 domain-containing protein gives MSDEFRKNLMGPEPTLLPAETEIYQHLALGQDALDLVAKYPTSSLLWAILAEEAWADGRTIDSYAYSRVGYHRGLDSLRRNGWRGVGPIPWEHEPNRGFLRALYSLGRASAAIGEAEEPERIEKFLNDSDPAAKAAIEG, from the coding sequence ATGTCCGACGAATTCCGCAAGAACCTGATGGGCCCGGAGCCGACGCTCCTCCCTGCCGAGACCGAGATCTACCAGCACCTTGCCCTGGGGCAGGACGCACTGGACCTCGTGGCCAAGTACCCCACGTCTTCGTTGCTGTGGGCGATCCTGGCCGAGGAAGCTTGGGCTGACGGCCGGACCATCGATTCCTACGCGTATTCCCGCGTGGGTTACCACCGCGGACTGGATTCGCTGCGCCGCAACGGTTGGCGCGGCGTCGGGCCCATCCCGTGGGAGCACGAGCCGAACAGGGGATTCCTGCGCGCTCTGTACTCCCTCGGCCGGGCATCCGCTGCCATCGGCGAAGCCGAGGAACCGGAGCGGATCGAGAAGTTCCTGAACGACTCCGATCCCGCCGCGAAGGCAGCGATCGAAGGCTAG
- a CDS encoding uracil-DNA glycosylase has product MQDLATETPEVQLWNRRFEPHIAEVTGLCDSLKEQKPGSEVLYVDPVHSVDECRIISLFSNTRTTEGSGFIVPGDADAATRMVGMQWQLGLRPELMMPWNVYPWIEPDGEPGKLTPANITEGLKPLLRLLAIVPRTSVLVAHGNEAHRLADQLMKAAPQSIHRRGFKTFKVRSLGGRSFAGSPTRQQEYLDLIHGAYAEAMARTGLTPVS; this is encoded by the coding sequence ATGCAAGACCTGGCGACTGAAACACCCGAAGTGCAGCTCTGGAACCGACGTTTCGAACCCCACATCGCCGAGGTCACGGGGCTTTGCGATTCCCTCAAGGAACAGAAGCCGGGCAGCGAAGTCCTCTACGTCGACCCCGTCCACAGCGTTGACGAGTGCCGCATCATCAGCCTTTTCTCCAACACCCGCACCACGGAGGGCTCTGGCTTCATCGTCCCGGGTGACGCGGACGCCGCTACCCGAATGGTGGGCATGCAGTGGCAGTTGGGCCTGCGTCCGGAACTCATGATGCCGTGGAACGTTTACCCGTGGATCGAGCCCGACGGCGAGCCGGGCAAGCTGACTCCCGCGAACATCACCGAAGGCCTCAAGCCGCTCCTGCGTCTTCTGGCGATCGTGCCGCGCACCTCCGTGCTGGTAGCCCACGGCAACGAAGCCCATCGTTTGGCAGACCAGCTCATGAAGGCCGCACCGCAGAGCATCCACCGCCGTGGCTTCAAGACATTCAAGGTCCGCTCGCTCGGTGGACGCTCCTTCGCCGGCTCCCCCACGCGCCAGCAGGAGTACCTGGACCTCATCCATGGCGCCTACGCCGAGGCCATGGCGCGGACCGGCCTCACCCCGGTCTCCTAG
- a CDS encoding phospholipase C encodes MNFRNKRILSTAGVSALAASTIAAGMIGFGMTPASASSDHKETATPIKHVVVIFGENVSFDHYFATYPQAANTAGETQQGSGAAAPAFTAAKNTPKNIATLANDKLLAPNNPNSVQPQRLTPGQAITCDQDHEYTAEQKAYNGGLMNKFVENTSMDTCSGGQFGRPGLTMDYYDGNTVTGIWNYAQNFAMSDSHFSTVFGPSTPGALNLVSGQTHGVTEFTAAGQPVKPASSDYTVKFPDANGVGTMTEDPDPVYDDCSNKSHASKYNLAGMQGKNIGDLLNDKGVSWGWFQGGFAPTTPATDTTPAACMTTHTNIAGATVTDYNPHHQPFQYYKSTSNPHHLAPASVDEIGHNGQANHQYDTTDFAKVVNSDNMPAVSFLKAGNYQDGHAGYSDPLDEQKFITQQVNAIQNSKNWENTAIVLAYDDSDGWYDHVAAGVKNSSNTTDDAAWCLNAYNKGVPMAGGYADRCGPGPRQPLVVISPFAKKNFVDHTQTDQSSILRFIEDNWHTGQIGDSSADAKAGSINAMFNFDNGRDVKLILNESNGTVVSRTKESDDQNDNKQ; translated from the coding sequence ATGAATTTTCGCAACAAGCGGATCCTGTCAACGGCGGGAGTGAGCGCACTCGCAGCGTCCACGATCGCTGCCGGCATGATCGGGTTCGGCATGACGCCGGCCTCGGCCAGTAGTGATCACAAGGAAACCGCGACGCCCATCAAGCACGTCGTTGTAATTTTCGGCGAGAACGTCTCCTTCGACCACTACTTCGCGACGTATCCGCAGGCAGCCAACACGGCCGGCGAAACCCAGCAAGGCAGCGGCGCAGCGGCTCCCGCGTTCACGGCGGCCAAGAACACGCCGAAGAACATCGCCACCCTCGCCAACGACAAGCTGCTGGCGCCCAACAATCCCAACTCGGTCCAGCCCCAGCGGCTGACTCCGGGCCAGGCAATCACGTGCGACCAGGACCACGAATACACCGCGGAGCAGAAGGCCTACAACGGTGGCCTGATGAACAAGTTCGTCGAGAACACCAGCATGGATACCTGTTCAGGTGGCCAGTTCGGCCGTCCCGGACTCACCATGGACTACTACGACGGCAACACCGTGACCGGGATCTGGAACTACGCCCAGAACTTCGCCATGAGCGACTCGCACTTCAGCACGGTGTTCGGCCCGTCCACCCCCGGCGCGCTCAACCTCGTGTCCGGCCAGACCCACGGTGTCACCGAGTTCACTGCCGCCGGACAGCCGGTCAAACCCGCAAGCAGCGACTACACAGTGAAGTTCCCTGACGCCAACGGCGTCGGAACCATGACGGAGGACCCGGATCCGGTCTACGACGACTGCTCCAACAAGAGCCACGCGAGCAAGTACAACCTCGCGGGCATGCAGGGCAAGAACATCGGCGACCTGCTCAACGACAAGGGCGTCAGCTGGGGCTGGTTCCAGGGCGGCTTTGCACCGACGACGCCGGCCACGGACACTACCCCGGCTGCGTGCATGACCACCCACACGAACATCGCGGGTGCCACGGTGACTGACTACAACCCGCACCACCAGCCGTTCCAGTACTACAAGTCAACGTCCAACCCGCACCACCTGGCTCCGGCCAGCGTGGACGAGATCGGACACAACGGCCAGGCCAACCACCAGTACGACACCACGGACTTCGCCAAGGTGGTCAACTCGGACAACATGCCTGCCGTCTCCTTCCTGAAGGCGGGAAACTACCAGGACGGCCACGCCGGCTACTCCGATCCCCTGGACGAGCAGAAGTTCATCACGCAGCAAGTCAACGCCATCCAGAACTCGAAGAACTGGGAAAACACTGCCATCGTCCTCGCCTACGATGACTCTGACGGCTGGTACGACCACGTCGCTGCCGGTGTGAAGAACTCCTCCAACACCACCGACGACGCCGCGTGGTGCCTCAACGCCTACAACAAGGGTGTGCCGATGGCCGGAGGCTATGCCGACCGTTGCGGCCCCGGCCCCCGCCAGCCGCTCGTCGTGATCTCCCCCTTCGCCAAGAAGAACTTCGTGGACCACACCCAGACGGACCAGTCATCCATCCTTCGCTTCATCGAGGACAACTGGCACACCGGCCAGATCGGCGACTCGTCGGCAGACGCCAAGGCCGGCTCCATCAACGCGATGTTCAACTTTGACAACGGGCGGGACGTGAAGCTCATCCTCAACGAATCGAACGGCACCGTGGTTTCCCGGACCAAGGAAAGCGACGACCAGAACGACAACAAGCAGTAG
- a CDS encoding adenylosuccinate synthase has protein sequence MPAIVIVGAQWGDEGKGKATDLLGGRVDYVVKPNGGNNAGHTVVVGGEKYELKLLPAGILSPNAIPIIGNGCVVNLEALFQEIDGLEARGADTSRLRVSANAHLVAPYHQVLDKVTERFLGSRAIGTTGRGIGPAYMDKVARLGIRVQDVFDESILRQKVEGSLRQKNELLVKVYNRRNVVVDEIVEYFLSYAERLRPLVIDSTLVLNNALDEGKVVLMEGGQATFLDVDHGTYPFVTSSNPTAGGASVGSGIGPTRISRSIGIIKAYTTRVGAGPFPTELFDEMGMYLQKTGGEFGVNTGRPRRCGWYDAVLARHASRVNGFTDYFVTKLDVLTGIEQIPVCVAYDVDGVRHDEMPMTQTEFHHAVPIFEYFDGWTEDITGAKTLEDLPENARRYVLALEKLSGTRFSAIGVGPDRDQTIVVHDLIED, from the coding sequence ATGCCAGCTATCGTGATCGTCGGAGCCCAATGGGGCGACGAAGGCAAAGGCAAAGCAACCGATCTGCTCGGTGGCCGCGTTGACTACGTGGTCAAGCCCAACGGCGGCAACAACGCTGGGCACACCGTTGTGGTGGGCGGTGAGAAGTATGAGCTCAAGCTCCTTCCTGCCGGCATTCTGAGCCCGAACGCGATTCCGATCATCGGCAACGGCTGCGTGGTGAACCTTGAGGCGCTGTTCCAGGAGATTGACGGCCTGGAAGCCCGCGGCGCCGACACGTCCCGTTTGCGCGTCTCGGCGAATGCCCACCTCGTAGCGCCGTACCACCAGGTGTTGGACAAGGTGACGGAGCGCTTCCTCGGCAGCCGAGCCATCGGCACCACAGGGCGGGGCATTGGCCCGGCCTACATGGACAAGGTGGCCCGCCTGGGTATCCGCGTCCAGGATGTCTTCGACGAATCGATCCTCCGCCAGAAGGTGGAAGGGTCCCTGCGCCAAAAGAACGAGCTCCTGGTCAAGGTCTACAACCGCCGCAACGTGGTGGTGGACGAGATCGTGGAGTACTTCCTGTCCTACGCAGAGCGCCTGCGGCCGCTGGTGATTGACAGCACCCTGGTCCTCAACAACGCACTGGATGAGGGCAAGGTGGTCCTCATGGAAGGCGGCCAGGCCACGTTCCTCGACGTCGACCACGGCACTTACCCGTTCGTGACGTCTTCCAACCCGACTGCCGGCGGTGCGTCTGTGGGCTCGGGCATCGGACCCACCCGCATTTCCCGCTCCATCGGCATCATCAAGGCTTACACGACCCGTGTCGGCGCAGGTCCGTTCCCCACGGAGCTCTTCGACGAAATGGGCATGTACCTGCAGAAGACCGGCGGCGAGTTCGGCGTCAACACCGGCCGCCCCCGCCGCTGCGGTTGGTACGACGCGGTCCTGGCCCGTCACGCATCGCGCGTCAACGGCTTCACGGACTACTTCGTCACCAAGCTGGACGTTCTGACCGGCATCGAGCAGATCCCGGTCTGCGTGGCCTACGACGTCGACGGCGTTCGCCACGACGAAATGCCCATGACCCAGACCGAGTTCCACCACGCCGTGCCGATCTTCGAGTACTTCGACGGCTGGACAGAGGACATCACCGGCGCCAAGACGTTGGAAGACCTCCCCGAGAACGCCCGCAGATATGTGCTGGCCCTCGAGAAGCTCTCCGGTACGCGCTTCTCCGCGATCGGCGTCGGCCCGGACCGGGACCAGACGATCGTGGTGCACGACCTCATCGAGGACTAG
- a CDS encoding RNA polymerase sigma factor, protein MTDALTDAALLALRGREAELFSAVYQAFAGQVLGYLTAKGVSDPEAVTQDVFLAVLPRVETITGGVSGLRTFVFSVAHARMVDDHRRQSRAPEHHEFEPERDTRQSSSAEAEAMDRVAPGEVMALLDLLREDQREVLALRIVAGLTVDQAAEIMGKSQGAVKQLQRRALNALREHSVVKEYVAP, encoded by the coding sequence GTGACCGACGCCTTGACCGATGCAGCATTGCTGGCCCTTCGCGGCCGGGAGGCTGAACTGTTCAGCGCCGTCTACCAGGCCTTTGCGGGCCAGGTGCTCGGCTACCTGACAGCCAAAGGTGTTTCGGATCCCGAAGCCGTCACTCAGGACGTCTTTCTTGCCGTCCTGCCGCGCGTTGAGACGATCACGGGCGGCGTCAGCGGTCTGCGGACCTTCGTCTTCTCGGTGGCCCACGCCCGGATGGTGGATGATCACCGACGGCAAAGCAGGGCGCCCGAGCACCACGAGTTTGAACCTGAGCGTGACACGCGCCAATCGAGTTCGGCGGAAGCCGAAGCGATGGACCGTGTGGCGCCAGGCGAAGTCATGGCGCTGCTGGATCTCCTTCGGGAAGATCAGCGGGAAGTCTTGGCGCTTCGCATTGTTGCCGGTCTGACTGTGGACCAAGCAGCCGAAATCATGGGGAAAAGCCAAGGCGCAGTCAAGCAATTGCAGCGCCGGGCGTTGAATGCACTCCGCGAGCACTCGGTAGTAAAGGAATACGTGGCCCCATGA
- a CDS encoding CoA-binding protein yields MTHVNDPAVIDRLMRTKGRWAIVGLSTNEWRSAFEVALYVRDTMGMEIIPINQKGEDVHGETGYKFLADVPFEKQPIDVVDCFVNSSRVGAVVDEAIAVGAKAVWLQLGVIDEDAAERAKAAGLDVVMNACPAQMGWRSGI; encoded by the coding sequence ATGACACACGTCAACGATCCGGCAGTCATTGACCGGCTTATGCGAACAAAGGGACGCTGGGCAATCGTGGGACTCAGCACGAATGAGTGGCGCTCTGCGTTCGAGGTAGCTCTCTACGTTCGCGACACGATGGGCATGGAGATCATCCCGATCAACCAAAAAGGCGAAGACGTCCACGGTGAAACCGGGTACAAATTCCTTGCCGACGTTCCGTTCGAGAAGCAGCCGATCGACGTGGTCGACTGCTTTGTGAACTCCTCGCGCGTCGGCGCCGTAGTGGACGAAGCGATTGCCGTGGGAGCGAAAGCCGTGTGGCTCCAGCTCGGAGTAATTGACGAGGACGCAGCGGAACGGGCCAAAGCTGCGGGCCTGGACGTCGTCATGAACGCTTGTCCGGCACAGATGGGCTGGCGGAGCGGCATCTAG
- a CDS encoding polysaccharide deacetylase family protein, translating to MCDDHRSTASRRTALGFLGASLVAGLGACAVPGNPSPESPTATPGAAGPSPSTSASAATSPTPSPAGPGRLRNPFVPDFTLPPIQGGLAPVITKIPTKHPVVFLTIDDGLVKSPESVRLLAENGYPATLFLTSNTVRDNPAFFKAFMAQGSLVENHTVSHNVNMTTQWGYQRQLDDIAGMQDFAFQQYGRKPTLFRPPGGAYSTAMRQAVAAAGLKAIVTWEAKANAGRMDYQYGNSLRPGDIVLMHFRPEFAADFEAFRSAQVAAGLEVVLLEDFLDVA from the coding sequence ATGTGTGACGACCACCGCTCCACCGCCAGCCGACGCACCGCGCTAGGCTTCCTCGGGGCTTCCCTCGTGGCTGGGCTGGGGGCATGTGCGGTCCCGGGAAACCCGTCTCCAGAAAGCCCGACGGCGACCCCCGGCGCTGCGGGTCCCTCGCCGTCGACGTCCGCAAGCGCCGCGACGAGTCCCACGCCAAGCCCCGCCGGCCCTGGGCGGCTCCGGAATCCCTTCGTCCCGGACTTCACGCTGCCGCCTATCCAAGGCGGACTGGCTCCCGTGATCACCAAAATCCCCACCAAACATCCCGTGGTGTTCCTCACGATCGACGACGGACTGGTCAAGTCACCGGAAAGCGTCAGGCTCCTCGCGGAGAACGGCTACCCGGCCACCCTGTTCCTGACGAGCAACACGGTCCGCGACAACCCCGCATTCTTCAAGGCGTTCATGGCGCAGGGGAGCCTGGTTGAAAACCACACGGTCAGCCACAACGTCAACATGACCACGCAATGGGGCTACCAGCGTCAGCTTGACGACATCGCAGGCATGCAGGATTTCGCCTTCCAGCAGTACGGTCGCAAGCCCACCCTGTTCAGGCCACCTGGTGGTGCCTACTCAACCGCGATGCGCCAAGCCGTGGCCGCCGCCGGCTTGAAGGCGATCGTTACGTGGGAGGCCAAGGCCAATGCCGGGCGCATGGACTACCAGTACGGCAATTCCCTCCGACCCGGCGACATCGTCCTGATGCACTTCCGCCCCGAATTCGCGGCGGACTTCGAGGCGTTCCGCTCGGCGCAAGTGGCTGCCGGCCTGGAAGTGGTGCTCCTCGAGGACTTCCTGGACGTTGCGTGA
- a CDS encoding MmcQ/YjbR family DNA-binding protein: MDAATLRQICLAFPGTYEDFPFGPETSVFKVRSAVSGGSKQEGKMFAASAMDDQNLAVSLKCDPALAVQLRSAHPEITGAWHMNKTHWNGVRLDGALPDSMVRDMVEDSYDLVVSSLNRKQQEQLGWARLAKD, encoded by the coding sequence ATGGACGCTGCCACACTCCGCCAAATCTGCCTTGCCTTCCCTGGGACCTATGAAGACTTCCCGTTCGGCCCGGAAACCTCGGTTTTCAAAGTCCGGTCCGCTGTGTCCGGCGGATCCAAGCAGGAAGGCAAGATGTTCGCCGCATCTGCCATGGACGATCAGAACTTGGCAGTGAGCCTCAAATGCGACCCCGCCTTGGCCGTGCAACTTCGCTCGGCCCATCCGGAAATCACCGGCGCCTGGCACATGAACAAGACGCACTGGAATGGCGTGCGCCTGGACGGCGCACTCCCTGACTCCATGGTCCGGGACATGGTGGAGGATTCCTATGACCTGGTGGTCTCCTCATTGAACCGCAAGCAGCAGGAGCAGCTGGGCTGGGCCCGGCTCGCCAAGGACTGA